The Comamonas sp. lk genome contains the following window.
AAGCCTATGCTGGCGCGGCTGGTGATGCCTTCGGTGACGGCGGCAATCGCATTGGTGTAGAGGTTGCGGTGGCACAGCATCACGCCCTTGGGCGAGCCCGTGGTGCCGCCGGTATAGAACACTCCGGCCAGATCATCGCCGCTGCGCAGCGCGTCTTCCACGGGCTCATGAGCGGCAACCAGGGCCTCGAAGGACAACAGACCTTCGGGGGGCGGGCCTTCTCCCATGTGGATCAGCGTCTGCAGGGCCTGGCTGCGCTGGCGGATTTCAGGCAGCAGCGGCAAAAACGTGTCGTCGACCAGCAAGATCCGTGTCTGGCAGTCGTCCAGCGAGTAGGCGATTTCACCGGCGCTCCAGCGGATATTGATGGGGTTGACCGCCGCACCGGCCCAGTAGCTGGCCAGGTAGTACTCCAGATACCAGTCGGAGTTCAGGCTCAGAATGCCCACGCGGTCGCCGGCCTGCACGCCCAGCGCGCGCAAGGCGCCGGCAAACCGGGCCACCCGCTGGCCCATGGCTTCGAAACTGCGCTTGCGGCCGTTGTAGATGGTGGCCGTGGCATGGGGCTGCTGCTGCATGGAGCGGCGCAGACTCTGGGTGAGATACATGGCAAACCTTTCTGGCAGTGGGACTACGAGGTGGTGGGGGCACACAAAATGCGGCCGCTTCGTGCTGCGGCGCCAGCTCAATGGGCAAACAGCTTGCGGGCGATCAGGTCCTTCATGATTTCGTTGGTGCCGCCGTAGATTTTCTGGATGCGGGCATCGGCATACATGCGGGCAATCGGGTACTCCTGCATATAGCCGTAGCCGCCAAACAGCTGCAGGCATTCGTCCATCACCCGGCATTGCTGTTCGCTGCACCACCACTTGGCCATGTAGGCCGCCTCGTTGTCCAGTCTGCCGTCCAGCAGACGCTGTATGCAGTCATTGACAAAGCTGCGCACCACATGGGCCAGCGTGGCGCATTCGGCCAGCTTGAAGCGGGTGTTCTGAAAATCGGCAATCGCCTGGCCAAAAGCCTGGCGCTGGCGGGTGTAGTCAACGGTCAGCTCCACCGCCCGCTCTATGGCGGAGGCGGCCGCCACACCGAGCAGCATGCGTTCATAAGGCAGCTGGCTCATGAGCTGCTTGAAACCCTGGCCTTCCACACCGCCCAGCAGGTGGCTGGCGGGAACGCGCACGTCTTCAAAGAACAGCTCGGCGGTGTCCGAGGCATGCTGGCCTATCTTCTCCAGTCGGCGGCCCACACGAAAGCCCGGCAGCTTCTCGGTCTCCAGCACCAGCAGCGATACGCCGGCGCTGCCCGCATCGCCGGTGCGCACTGCCACCACCAGCAAGTTGGCGGTGAACCCGTTGGTGATGAAGGTCTTGGAGCCGTTGATGACATAGCTGTCACCTTGCTTTTCGGCACGGGTGCGCAAGGCCTTGAGGTCCGAGCCCGCGCTGGGCTCCGTCATGGCAATGCCGGTCAGCATCTGGCCGCTACACAGCAGGGGCAGCCAACGCTGCTTTTGCTCCGGCGTTCCATAGGCTTTGATGTAGTGCGCGGCAATGGTGTGCACGCCGGTGATGGCCGGCACCTCGGCCCGGGTCAGCTCGTCCTGCACCACCAGCTGGTAGGCCAGATTGCCACCACCGCCGCCCCATTGCTCGTCCATCTCGGGCAACAGAAAACCGTGCTGGCCAAAGCCGCGCCAGACCTCGCGCGGCACATAGCCCTGGGCGCGCCATTGGGGCAGCTGAGGGCATAGCTCGCGTGTGATGTAGCGGCGAACCTGCTCGCGAAAGGCTTCGATCTCGGCATCCATCCAGGGATGCTGGTGCAGTTGCGGCAGCATGCTCAGATCCCCGTCAGGCCGCCGGTGCACATCAGGGTCTGGCCGCTGATGTAGTCCGACTCGGGTTGGCAAAACAGATAGACGGCGCCGGCGGCTTCCTCGGGCGTGCCGCCGCGCCCCAGCGGGATCATCTGCTCCATGGCCGCCATCAGGCCGGGGTTGACGCCTATCTTGATGTCGCGTCCCTCGATATGCGCGGTGTCGCCGTCGGCCGCCGAGCTGGTCAGCCGGGTCTTGATCAGGCCGAAGGCCACGCAGTTGACGTTGACGTTCATGCGCCCCCATTCCTTGGCCAAAGTCATGGTCATGCCGGTAATGCCGGCCTTGGCCACGGAATAGTTGCTCTGGCCGGCATTGCCGAACAGCCCGGCCACCGAGGAGATGTTGACCACTTTGCGCATCACGCGCTGGCCGGCTTGCGTCTCGGCATGGGCCAGTTGCTTGATCACCGGCTGGGCCGCCCGCAGTATGCGAAACGGGGCCGTTAGATGGCAGTCCAAAATGGCATACCACTGCTCGTCCGTCATTTTCTGGACCACGTTGTCCCAGGTGTAGCCTGCGTTGTTGACGATGATGTCCAGCCCCTGGTAATGCTGCACGGCCGTGTCTATGAAACGCTCGGCAAAGTCGGTGTGGGTCACGCTGCCCACGCAGCTCACGGCCTGGCCACCCTGAGCACGGATCAGTTCCACCGTCTCCTCGGCCGGGGCGGCGTCCAGATCGTTGACCACCACCCGCGCTCCCTCGGAGGCCAGCTTCAGCGCGATGGCGCGCCCTATGCCGCGACCCGAACCTGAAACCAGAGCCACTTTGTCCTGCAGTTTGGCATTCATGCCGCTCTCCTTTTTTCGGATATTCATGGCAAAGCCACCCAGGCATCGCCCGAGATCTTGGTCTGCCCGTGCTGGTTGGTGCTTTGCAGCTGTACCCGCACGCAGCGGTCGCTGTCGCGCTTTTCGGCAATGCGCCCGCTGCAGCTGACTGCATTGGCCAGATGGGTTATGCCCAGAAACCGCACCTCGAACTGGCGCAGCTGGGACTGGGGTGCCCACTGGGTGAGCAAGCGCCCCAGCCAGGCCATGCCCAGCATGCCGTGGGCAAACACATCGGCCATGCCGGCCTGGCGGGCAAAGTCGATGTCGATATGAATCGGGTTGTGATCGCCCGAGGCGCCGGCAAACAGGGCCAGCGTGCTGCGCCGGATGGGGGCCAGCTGCAAGGCGGGCAGCAGATCGCCCACCTGGATGGTGTCGAATCGGGGTGTGCTCATGCGGTATTCCTCAGTGGCGAACCACGATGACGGAGCGCATCTCAGCCACCAGCTCGTGGCGTTGATTGGTGGCGCGTGAGGATTTGACGACAAACTCCAAGGCTCCGTTTTTCTTGGCGTAGATGTCGTCCACGGTGGATTGCACGGTCAGGGTGTCGCCGGCGCAGGCCACACGGTGGTAGCTGAAGCTTTGCTCGCCATGCAGGATCTTGGCAATCGGCACCCCGAGCCTGGCCAGCAGCTGATCTACCGCACCCGAGTCCAGCTCGGCGGCAAACACAAACGTGGGCGGTGCGGGCAGGTCGGCATAGCCTGCGGCCCGCGCGGCATCCACATCGGTGTAGAGCGCTGCGGTCTCGCCAATGGCCTTGGCAAAGAAGCGCAGACGACCCCGGTCCAGGGTGATCGTGGAAGCCGGCAGTTCGTGGCCTATCCATTTCTTGTCAATCATCCGGCTCTCCTTACACGCGCTCGTAGAGCGTTACCACGCAGGCCCCGCCCAGGCCCAGGTTGTGCTGCAGGGCCAGGCGGGCATTGGCCACCTGGCGGTCTGCGGCCTTGCCGCGCAACTGCTGAACCAGCTCGGTGCACTGGGCCAGGCCCGTGGCGCCCAGCGGGTGGCCTTTGGAGAGCAGGCCGCCCGAGGGGTTGGTGACATATTTGCCGCCATAGCTGTTGTCGCCGTCGCAGACGAATTTTTCGGCCCCGCCCACGGGGCACAGGCCCAGGGCTTCGTAGCTGAGCAGCTCGTTATGGGCAAAGCAGTCATGCAACTCCACCACCTGCACATCTTCTGGGCCTATGCCGGCCTGCTCATAGACTTGCCGTGCGGCGGCCTGGGCCATGCCAAAGCCCACGACTTCGCGCATATCGTGGGCCGCGAAAGTCTCCGGGCCGTCGGTGGTCATGGCCTGGGCGCGTATGCGCACGCTGTGGTCCAGGCCGTGTTGTCTGGCATAGGACTCGGAGACCACGATGGCGGCGGCCGCGCCGCAGGTGGGCGGGCAGGCCATGAGGCGGGTCATCACGCCGGGCCACAGCATGGGCGCGGCCAGTACCTCCTCCTCGCTCACTTCGGTGCGAAACAGGGCCAGCGGATTGCGCGCCGCATGGCGGCTGGCCTTGGCGCGGATTTTGGCAAAGGTCGACAGATGGGTGCCGAACTCCTGCATATGGGCTTTGCCCGCGCCGCCAAAGTAGCGCAGGGCCAGGGGAATATCGCTTTGGCCGACCAGGGCATCGGTTTCCTGGTCGAAGCGGTCGAAAGGACTGGGTCTGTCGCTATAGACCGAACCCAACGCGCCGGGGTTCATCTGCTCGAAGCCCAGGGCCAGCACGCAGTCGGCCGCGCCGCTGGCCACGGCCTGGCGGGCCAGAAACAGCGCCGTGGAGCCCGTGGAG
Protein-coding sequences here:
- a CDS encoding acyl-CoA dehydrogenase family protein yields the protein MLPQLHQHPWMDAEIEAFREQVRRYITRELCPQLPQWRAQGYVPREVWRGFGQHGFLLPEMDEQWGGGGGNLAYQLVVQDELTRAEVPAITGVHTIAAHYIKAYGTPEQKQRWLPLLCSGQMLTGIAMTEPSAGSDLKALRTRAEKQGDSYVINGSKTFITNGFTANLLVVAVRTGDAGSAGVSLLVLETEKLPGFRVGRRLEKIGQHASDTAELFFEDVRVPASHLLGGVEGQGFKQLMSQLPYERMLLGVAAASAIERAVELTVDYTRQRQAFGQAIADFQNTRFKLAECATLAHVVRSFVNDCIQRLLDGRLDNEAAYMAKWWCSEQQCRVMDECLQLFGGYGYMQEYPIARMYADARIQKIYGGTNEIMKDLIARKLFAH
- a CDS encoding SDR family oxidoreductase is translated as MNAKLQDKVALVSGSGRGIGRAIALKLASEGARVVVNDLDAAPAEETVELIRAQGGQAVSCVGSVTHTDFAERFIDTAVQHYQGLDIIVNNAGYTWDNVVQKMTDEQWYAILDCHLTAPFRILRAAQPVIKQLAHAETQAGQRVMRKVVNISSVAGLFGNAGQSNYSVAKAGITGMTMTLAKEWGRMNVNVNCVAFGLIKTRLTSSAADGDTAHIEGRDIKIGVNPGLMAAMEQMIPLGRGGTPEEAAGAVYLFCQPESDYISGQTLMCTGGLTGI
- a CDS encoding MaoC family dehydratase N-terminal domain-containing protein — encoded protein: MIDKKWIGHELPASTITLDRGRLRFFAKAIGETAALYTDVDAARAAGYADLPAPPTFVFAAELDSGAVDQLLARLGVPIAKILHGEQSFSYHRVACAGDTLTVQSTVDDIYAKKNGALEFVVKSSRATNQRHELVAEMRSVIVVRH
- a CDS encoding lipid-transfer protein translates to MSRDVFVAGVGMIPFAKPGKSEPYFQMGSTATRLALADAGLAYGALQQAYVGYVYGDSTAGQRALYEVGMSGIPIVNVNNNCSTGSTALFLARQAVASGAADCVLALGFEQMNPGALGSVYSDRPSPFDRFDQETDALVGQSDIPLALRYFGGAGKAHMQEFGTHLSTFAKIRAKASRHAARNPLALFRTEVSEEEVLAAPMLWPGVMTRLMACPPTCGAAAAIVVSESYARQHGLDHSVRIRAQAMTTDGPETFAAHDMREVVGFGMAQAAARQVYEQAGIGPEDVQVVELHDCFAHNELLSYEALGLCPVGGAEKFVCDGDNSYGGKYVTNPSGGLLSKGHPLGATGLAQCTELVQQLRGKAADRQVANARLALQHNLGLGGACVVTLYERV
- a CDS encoding MaoC family dehydratase, producing MSTPRFDTIQVGDLLPALQLAPIRRSTLALFAGASGDHNPIHIDIDFARQAGMADVFAHGMLGMAWLGRLLTQWAPQSQLRQFEVRFLGITHLANAVSCSGRIAEKRDSDRCVRVQLQSTNQHGQTKISGDAWVALP